Proteins found in one Salmo salar chromosome ssa26, Ssal_v3.1, whole genome shotgun sequence genomic segment:
- the LOC123723954 gene encoding Bardet-Biedl syndrome 4 protein isoform X1 has product MRPARSRDHVCCFPKAMIKEQLQETQGMCEYAIYVQALILRLEGQIQPSLELFQSCAILNPTSPDNLKQVARSLFLLGKHKAAIEVYHEAGKLNEKDWEINHNLGVCYSFIKDFQNSEEQLNAALQLKKHDRTFMTLGKVHLLAGDTNKAIEVYKSAVEFSPENAELLTTLGLLYLQLGKYQKAFEHLGNALTYDPNNYKAILAAGSMMQTHGDFDVAMNKYRVAACMVPESPPLWNNIGMCFFGKKKYVAAISCLKRAHYLSPFDWKVLYNLGLVHLTMQQYASAFHFLSAATNLQPRLGELYMLLAVALTNLEDVDNARRSYEQAVALDQSNPLVNLNFAILLYNHGDKKGALQQYQEMERKVNILKDSNTEFDPELMDMAQKMAAALQVGESLEWTKPVKDPKSKQRSAGAPSKTPGSSQQPLGTNQALEQAMSSAAGYNKSITLPTGVSPHSQPTPPSLALEEEPDVETTPTRAPQPEESDPSTTLPPLAAKPKVKKSKLKQELN; this is encoded by the exons GAGCAGAGATCATGTTTGTTGTTTCCCAAAGGCAATGATCAAAGAGCAGCTACAGGAGACCCAGGGAATGTGTGAATATGCCATATACGTACAAG CGCTAATCTTGCGCCTGGAGGGGCAGATCCAGCCATCCCTGGAGCTGTTCCAGAGTTGTGCCATCCTCAATCCCACCAGCCCCGACAACCTCAAACAAGTGGCCCGATCGCT TTTTCTGCTGGGGAAACACAAGGCAGCCATTGAGGTTTATCATGAAGCTGGGAAGCTCAATGAGAAAGACTGG GAGATCAACCATAATCTGGGTGTATGCTATTCCTTCATAAAAGACTTCCAAAAT TCTGAAGAGCAGTTGAATGCAGCCCTGCAGTTGAAAAAACACGACAGGACATTCATGACACTGGGAAAGGTCCACTTGTTGGCGGGAGACACGAACAAAGCCATCGAAGTGTACAAGAGTGCAGTGGA GTTCTCTCCAGAGAATGCAGAGTTGCTGACCACTCTGGGGCTCCTGTATCTGCAG TTGGGAAAATACCAAAAAGCATTTGAACATCTCGGGAATGCACTTACTTATGACCCTAATAACTATAAG GCCATTCTGGCAGCAGGCAGTATGATGCAGACCCATGGGGACTTTGATGTGGCCATGAACAAGTACCGCGTGGCAGCGTGCATGGTCCCCGAGAGCCCCCCACTCTGGAACAACATCGGCATGTGCTTCTTTGGCAAGAAGAAATATGTAGCA GCCATCAGCTGTCTGAAGCGGGCCCACTACCTGTCTCCGTTTGACTGGAAGGTGCTGTACAACCTGGGCCTTGTGCACCTCACCATGCAGCAGTATGCCTCTGCCTTCCACTTTCTCAGCGCTGCCACCAACCTGCAGCCCCGCCTGGGAGAACTCTACATGCTACTAGCAG TTGCACTGACCAATCTGGAGGATGTGGACAATGCCAGGAGATCCTATGAACAAGCTGTGGCTTTAGACCA GTCCAACCCTCTGGTCAACCTGAACTTTGCCATTCTGCTGTACAACCACGGGGACAAGAAGGGAGCCCTGCAACAGTACCAGGAGATGGAAAGGAAAGTCAACATACTGAAGGACAGCAACACTGAGTTTGACCCTGAG CTAATGGACATGGCTCAGAAGATGGCCGCTGCCTTGCAGGTGGGAGAGAGCCTGGAGTGGACCAAGCCGGTCAAAGACCCCAAGTCTAAGCAGCGCTCGGCTGGGGCCCCCAGTAAAACCCCTGGCAGCTCCCAGCAGCCCCTAGGCACCAACCAGGCCCTGGAGCAGGCCATGTCCTCCGCCGCAGGCTACAACAAGAGCATCACACTCCCTACAg GAGTGTCCCCCCACAGCCAGCCCACGCCCCCCTCCCTGGCCTTGGAGGAGGAGCCTGATGTGGAGACCACCCCCACCCGAGCCCCTCAGCCAGAGGAGTCAGACCCCTCCACCACCCTGCCCCCTCTGGCAGCCAAACCCAAAGTCAAGAAGAGCAAGTTGAAGCAAGAGCTGAACTAG
- the LOC123723954 gene encoding Bardet-Biedl syndrome 4 protein isoform X2, whose amino-acid sequence MRPASFLLGKHKAAIEVYHEAGKLNEKDWEINHNLGVCYSFIKDFQNSEEQLNAALQLKKHDRTFMTLGKVHLLAGDTNKAIEVYKSAVEFSPENAELLTTLGLLYLQLGKYQKAFEHLGNALTYDPNNYKAILAAGSMMQTHGDFDVAMNKYRVAACMVPESPPLWNNIGMCFFGKKKYVAAISCLKRAHYLSPFDWKVLYNLGLVHLTMQQYASAFHFLSAATNLQPRLGELYMLLAVALTNLEDVDNARRSYEQAVALDQSNPLVNLNFAILLYNHGDKKGALQQYQEMERKVNILKDSNTEFDPELMDMAQKMAAALQVGESLEWTKPVKDPKSKQRSAGAPSKTPGSSQQPLGTNQALEQAMSSAAGYNKSITLPTGVSPHSQPTPPSLALEEEPDVETTPTRAPQPEESDPSTTLPPLAAKPKVKKSKLKQELN is encoded by the exons TTTTCTGCTGGGGAAACACAAGGCAGCCATTGAGGTTTATCATGAAGCTGGGAAGCTCAATGAGAAAGACTGG GAGATCAACCATAATCTGGGTGTATGCTATTCCTTCATAAAAGACTTCCAAAAT TCTGAAGAGCAGTTGAATGCAGCCCTGCAGTTGAAAAAACACGACAGGACATTCATGACACTGGGAAAGGTCCACTTGTTGGCGGGAGACACGAACAAAGCCATCGAAGTGTACAAGAGTGCAGTGGA GTTCTCTCCAGAGAATGCAGAGTTGCTGACCACTCTGGGGCTCCTGTATCTGCAG TTGGGAAAATACCAAAAAGCATTTGAACATCTCGGGAATGCACTTACTTATGACCCTAATAACTATAAG GCCATTCTGGCAGCAGGCAGTATGATGCAGACCCATGGGGACTTTGATGTGGCCATGAACAAGTACCGCGTGGCAGCGTGCATGGTCCCCGAGAGCCCCCCACTCTGGAACAACATCGGCATGTGCTTCTTTGGCAAGAAGAAATATGTAGCA GCCATCAGCTGTCTGAAGCGGGCCCACTACCTGTCTCCGTTTGACTGGAAGGTGCTGTACAACCTGGGCCTTGTGCACCTCACCATGCAGCAGTATGCCTCTGCCTTCCACTTTCTCAGCGCTGCCACCAACCTGCAGCCCCGCCTGGGAGAACTCTACATGCTACTAGCAG TTGCACTGACCAATCTGGAGGATGTGGACAATGCCAGGAGATCCTATGAACAAGCTGTGGCTTTAGACCA GTCCAACCCTCTGGTCAACCTGAACTTTGCCATTCTGCTGTACAACCACGGGGACAAGAAGGGAGCCCTGCAACAGTACCAGGAGATGGAAAGGAAAGTCAACATACTGAAGGACAGCAACACTGAGTTTGACCCTGAG CTAATGGACATGGCTCAGAAGATGGCCGCTGCCTTGCAGGTGGGAGAGAGCCTGGAGTGGACCAAGCCGGTCAAAGACCCCAAGTCTAAGCAGCGCTCGGCTGGGGCCCCCAGTAAAACCCCTGGCAGCTCCCAGCAGCCCCTAGGCACCAACCAGGCCCTGGAGCAGGCCATGTCCTCCGCCGCAGGCTACAACAAGAGCATCACACTCCCTACAg GAGTGTCCCCCCACAGCCAGCCCACGCCCCCCTCCCTGGCCTTGGAGGAGGAGCCTGATGTGGAGACCACCCCCACCCGAGCCCCTCAGCCAGAGGAGTCAGACCCCTCCACCACCCTGCCCCCTCTGGCAGCCAAACCCAAAGTCAAGAAGAGCAAGTTGAAGCAAGAGCTGAACTAG